GAGGTTGTTTAATTTTTGATTAAAAATGTAAGATTCCAAATTTTAATATTCAAAATTTTTAATTTTTTCTTTACAAATCTTCTGGAAGGTATGGAGAAGTCAAAAAGAAGAATTTTTGAGTCAGAACGCCAGTTGCCTGCTTTGGGGGCAGTGCTGAACGCGAGTGCTTCTTTTTGCAAACTCTGACACCCCTAATCCAATCTATCAGAATGACCAGATTCTGGTATTGATACTGAACGTTGTGCATTATTCCGTCGCCAACGAGTCAAACCATAGCTAGCAGCAGCCAAAATCAACAAATAGGGACTATAAACAGCTAACCAAATACCCATCTTCACCAAACCAAAAGTAAATTCTGCCAAAGAGTGAGTGGAATTATTCCAGGCTGACTGCATTTGTGAACCAAAAGTACGCTGTGGGGCGTTACCAGATACTGCTGCTTCTATGTTCAATGTGATGGTAGAGTAAGCAACTTGATTTTGTAAGTTTTTCAACTGAGCGTCAATTTGCTCTATTGACTGTCGCACGTTGCTTAGTTCTTTAGCAACACTCAGCACATCCCTAACTGAACCAGCGCGATCCATAATTTTCTGTAAGTTGCTTTCTGTTATCCGCAAATTGCTTAATCTCGCTTGAATATCTACAATTTGATCACCTACATCAACAGCCGTGATGTTGCGGCTTTGGACAGATCCTAGTTTTGTCAGTTTCTCTAAAGTCGGTTCCAGTAGGTTTTGAGGAATTCGCAACTGTATTGTTGCTGTATGACGAGCAGATTCATTTTTGGGCTGTTGTTCTTCTAGCTTGATTAAGTCCCCTTGCTGTTGACTGATAATTTGAGAGACAGCATCGATACTCTTATCCACAGAATCAACAATCAGAGTTATAAGTGCCTTTTTAATGAGTTGTTGAGGGGAACGGGTAAGTTGTGCAGCTTGAGCCGTTGTAGATGTCGTTTCACTTACCTCAGTTAGTGCTGATCGTGCTGCTGTATCAGCCAATTGGTTGTTTATTTGAGCTTTAGGTAACGCTTGGTTTGTAGACTCAGCACTAGGAACAGAAGCACAGCTTGTTAGAATAACCCCTCCCGCCACTACACTTAGAACAAGAGTTGGTTTACGTATCGAAAATATTACTTGACTCAAGCCACTCATAATCTACCCACAGATGGATGAACTTATTCCAAGTATGGCTGAACCAAAAACCTATTTTTTGCATTGTTGCAGTTTGTGTAACCATAATTTTCTTCTACCTCTCGTGCCAGAGGTAAAAATACAGAGTTTTTCTTAGCCTCTTAATGCGAAGTTATCATCCAATTCATAACGCAGAAACGAAAGCGAGAAACATGGAAACAAAACAGCTAGGCAAAACAAGTATCTCTGTAAGTGCAATTGGTTTAGGGGCTATGCCAATGTCAATAAGCAGTCGTCCCCCAGAGTCACAGTCAATTGATGTTATCCATCGTGCCCTGGATTTGGGTATCACGTTCATTGACACAGCCGACTCCTACTGCAAAGATGAAAGCGACAAGCACCACAGTGAGCGATTGATTCACCAAGCTTTAGAATCCTACAAAGGCGATGTGAGTCATGTTGTTGTCGCAACCAAAGGCGGCTTAATGCGCCCAAATGGAAATTGGACACCCAACGGTAACCCACAGCATTTACGCGAAACCATCCGCATCAGCTTTGAGGCTTTGGGCGGTAAAAAACCGATTGATTTGTGGCAATATCACTCACCAGATAAAAGTTATACCATAGAGGAATCCCTCGCACCAGCCAAAGAAGCTGTGGATGCGGGAATGATTCGGTTCGTGGGAGTTTCCAACTTTTCTGTAGAACAAATAAAACGGGCACGGGATGTGGTTGATATTGTCTCCGTGCAAAATCAATACAACCCTTGGCAACGTCAGCCAGAATTTGATGGCGTATTGGAGTATTGTCAGCATGAGAGTTTGACATTTCTACCTTGGAGTCCTTATGGCGGTAGGCGTCGCCATGATGGCTTGGAAGATATTGGGGCGATCGCCAAACTTGCCAAAGAAAAAGGCGTATCAGTCTATAATATTGTCCTGGCTTGGTTGCGTGCTAAATCGCCTGCGATATTGCCTATTCCTGGCGCAAGCAAAACTTCCAGCATTGAAGACACAGTACATGCTGTTGATGTGAAATTATCAGATGACGAAGTGCAAAGAATAGATCGCGAAATCTAAAAACATTTCCTTGCTTTGCTTAGTCATAGTAACCCAATACAAAATATTTTCAGGAGAAAATCTGAGTATCTTACCTGAATCTAAAATACAAAGTTGTATCATATCAGCTATATAAAATAAGCTGATATTTTTTTGTTCAATTTTACAAATATTGTTATGTTTTATGATTCCCAAAATCTAATATAATCTGCTTGACAACGTTTTACCTCAAGAAAAAATCTTTAATAAAAACTATTGTATTACTCAATTGATATTAACTCGTGTGCTGTATTATACGTAAAAAAACACTTTTAAAAACTGCATGAGTTCGCTATACATGCTTGGCTCAAGACGGAAGAATATTTTACTTGTGAAAAATTTAACCAAAATCTAATTAAAAAACTATGTTCCCTTTTAAAGCAACGAGAGGCAACATTAATTTCCTTAATTTCCTTAAATACTTTGACAAAATTTTCGCTCGTCCGACATCAAAAATGTGGGGTTGGGTAATTGCTTTTTTTAGTATCAGTACTTTTGACGGCTGGTTAATAAAACAATCTTCTGTTGTTTCTGTGCCTACAGTCATTTATTTTGCTATTTTTCCCTTAGCTTCTATTATTTCTAGGCGTCTTTCCAAGACTACTTGGAGATTAATACTTTTTGTAGTTTTTTCACGTTCTATTTTAGCTATTAGTTTATGTATTTTACATTTGCCAAAGGTTTCAGAGTTTACAATAATTATGTATTGTATAAATATTTTATTATTCGCTTTTCTATTGATTGATGTAATAAGTACCCGTGGAATTGTAGCTCCAGCTTTAACAGTTATTTTGATAATCTTGCTGTGGATGATAATCGGTTGGCAAGTGATTATCCGTTTAGTTTTGTATTGCAATTTAGTAGTGATTTTCAACAAAGCCGCCACAAGGTTAAACAAATATTTAAAGAGTTTCAATGCTGCTATGGCTGTTTTGACTGGAACCGCAGCCTTTGGATTAGCACTAGGATGGATGCTGGCTAGCTTATGAATTAGGAGTTTTGGTCAAGTTTTGCGGTAAGATTATAAACTTGCAATCAATCAGGACGCTTGCTGACTGGAGAAGCTATTATGGCCCGGATGTACTATGACGAAGACGGAAATTTAGACCTTTTGGCACAAAAAACCATAGCCATAATTGGTTATGGTTCCCAAGGTCACGCCCACGCCCTTAATCTTAAAGATAGTGGTTTGAACGTGATTGTCGGACTATATCCGGGTAGTAAGTCAGCGGCGAAAGCTGAAGCTGCTGGGTTAACCGTGAAAAATGTTGCCGATGCTGTTAAGGCTGCTGACTTCATTATGATTTTGTTGCCAGATGAAGTGCAAAAAACGGTTTATAAAAACGACATTGAACCCAATCTGGAAGAAGGAAATGTTTTGTTATTTGCCCACGGCTTTAATATTCATTTTGGTCAAGTTGTCCCACCTGAGAACGTAGATGTGGTGATGGTTGCGCCAAAAGGACCAGGACATTTAGTACGCCGGACTTATGAACAAGGGGAGGGTGTACCCTGTTTGTTTGCGGTGTTTCAGGATGCGAGTGGTCAGGCACGCGATCGCGCAATGGCATATGCTAAAGGTATCGGTGGAACCCGCGCTGGTATTCTCGAAACAACTTTCCGCGAGGAAACCGAAACCGATTTGTTTGGTGAACAAGCAGTTCTGTGCGGTGGTTTAAGTGCTTTAATTAAAGCTGGTTTTGAAACTTTGGTGGAAGCCGGTTATCAACCAGAGTTAGCTTATTTTGAATGTCTCCACGAAGTCAAATTGATTGTTGACTTGGTTGTGGAAGGCGGTTTAGCTAAAATGCGCGACAGTATTTCCAATACCGCTGAATATGGCGATTATACTCGCGGGCCTCGGATTGTGAATGAACAAACCAAGGCAGAAATGCGCAAAATTCTGCAAGAAATTCAATCTGGTCAATTTGCACGGGAATTTGTTTTAGAAAACCAATCTGGTAAACCTGGATTTACTGCAATGCGTCGTCAAGAGGCTGAACATCGTGTTGAAGAAGTGGGTAAAGATTTACGCGCTATGTTTAGTTGGTTGAAAAAGTAATTAACCGTAGATGGACGAGGCAGTGCGTTGGGCGGCTGCGCCGACTTGTAGACGCCGAAGGCGGCTTCCCGCTTTCTTAGCACCTGCCGTGCGGATGAACGCAGATAAGAAGTAGATAATTTTTTGTTTTAGACTTGTTTTAGACTTGTTCCCAGGTTCTGCCTGGGAACGTCTTTTTGTACTATTTTTCACGCTTGCACCTATACCCTCTATTTTTCTTAACTAAGCAGTATTGGTACCGTGAGTGCTTTTTTAGATAATACTGAGGATATATCTTTGTTCTTTAATTTGATCCTGCATCTATGGAAAATCAGGATGAACCTACATGTCTACTCCTGCAAGAACTGCGTCAAATTTTAGACGGTAGTCCAGAAGACATACAACTTTACCAGTTAATCTCAGAGTTTTGCCAACAAAAAGCTGGTAGCTTTCAAAGGCGAAAAGCCTTTATCCCTCTACTAAAGCGACTTCAACAGCTACGAGGACTCGCCAAACCTCGGCGTGGCTATGAACATGAAAGATATCCTGATGTCCTCCATGACATTTTAATTCAGGTGCGCGATCGCCTCTGCACCGAATTTAACCCTGTACTACCAACACTCACAGGTAGTTTAACGCTATGGATTAACAAAAAATTAGGTTTGCAATACAAGGTTATAGAATTATTTTCTCCTCAAACAAAACGGGAGATATCAATAGATAATCTTATCAACACTGAACAAGGTGGCGAAACTTTTAACGAAATTGTCAGCGATCGCGCTATCGATGGAACTATTCGCCTGAGTGGAATACTTCGCGTCATTGAAGAAGAAAATCGCGAAAAAAGCCACGAACTTGACCGTAAACTCAGAGATTATCTTGAACAAGATCCACAAGGAAAGTTACAAAACTGTCATCCAGATTGCATAGATTTTTGCAATTGTCAAGAATTAATTAAGAGGCGTTTTTTAAAAGATCCTCCAGATAAGTGGCATGAAATTGCCAAGGATTTGAACATCCCTTCTGGAACTGTGACTAGTCATTGGCACAGAAGATGCAAACCTCTCATACGAGAAATTACTAAAAACCTTGGATATCTAAGGGAAGAAGAACCATGAACAATACACAAACCTTTTCAATCAGCGTTCCACTGCCAAGCATTGCCTATGAATATGCGAAGCAATTTGAGGTTGAACAAGCTACCTCCCAGAAAGGGAAACAAGTTTATCTGAATACTCTAGCTGTGTACGCTGTACATAGTTTCCTGCAACTGATGGATATAGCTACGGATATTAGCCAAGGCAATAGTTGGCATCCTGTGAGCAGACGTTTTCATGATGTTGCTGATTTAGTTTTACCAGAGTTCGGCTCTTTAGAGTGCCGCCCCGTTTTAACTGATGACAAAATTATTTTTTTACCAAAAGAGGTAACCGAAGACCGCATAGGCGTAGTTGCAGTTTTATTTGAGGAAAATCTAGACCAAGTGCATATATTGGGGTTTACTCCAGCCAATGCAGCAGGACTGTTACCACAAGAAATAGAAGTTTCTCAACTCCAACCACTAGAGAACCTTTTAGACGAGTTGGAAAAAGTAGCTGCGCTGAAATCAAGCTTTGCTAACACTTCTTCTCAAGTTAGTGATAATACACATTTTTTACAAATTCAAGCAACAGATATTACACAAAATCTGGCGATTGTAAATTTGAGCCAATGGCTGCAAAATCTCGTAGATGCAAGCTGGCAGACAGTAGAAGAAGTTTTTGGAAGAGAAAAAGCTTATCTGATTTTTGCGACAAGAAGCGCTCAACTTTCTCAAAGAATTGTGCGGGCACAACAGATTTCATTAGGAACTTTAGCAACAGATGAAGAGTTAGCCTTAGTTATAGCTGTCGTGTCAAAAGTTGCTCAGGAAAGAGAAATTATTCTGCAAGTACATCCTACTAGAACTAACATCTTGCCACCAGGTTTGCAAAGCATTGTGCTTGATACAAATGGTAACATTCTGTTGCAAATTGAAGCTAAAAATGCTGATAACAAGATTCAATTAAAGATTGGTGGTCGGCCAGGAGAACAGTTCAAGTTAAAAATTGTGTTGGGTGAGGCTAGTTTCACAAAGGATTTCGTTATTTAATTCTCACTAAAAGAAGCGGCAATGAGCAAGTTAGTTGTCCTTAATATAGTAGATGGTGATTTTGAAAATGGGTTTCCAGTTTTTCTGGAAATTGCCACAGAAGGTCAATACGGCTTTGCAGAAGCGAATGGCAAACTGCCTCCCGCTCCAGAGTTGCTTAAACAGTATAAAAATTGGCAAC
This portion of the Brasilonema sennae CENA114 genome encodes:
- a CDS encoding DUF4349 domain-containing protein, with translation MSGLSQVIFSIRKPTLVLSVVAGGVILTSCASVPSAESTNQALPKAQINNQLADTAARSALTEVSETTSTTAQAAQLTRSPQQLIKKALITLIVDSVDKSIDAVSQIISQQQGDLIKLEEQQPKNESARHTATIQLRIPQNLLEPTLEKLTKLGSVQSRNITAVDVGDQIVDIQARLSNLRITESNLQKIMDRAGSVRDVLSVAKELSNVRQSIEQIDAQLKNLQNQVAYSTITLNIEAAVSGNAPQRTFGSQMQSAWNNSTHSLAEFTFGLVKMGIWLAVYSPYLLILAAASYGLTRWRRNNAQRSVSIPESGHSDRLD
- a CDS encoding aldo/keto reductase; its protein translation is METKQLGKTSISVSAIGLGAMPMSISSRPPESQSIDVIHRALDLGITFIDTADSYCKDESDKHHSERLIHQALESYKGDVSHVVVATKGGLMRPNGNWTPNGNPQHLRETIRISFEALGGKKPIDLWQYHSPDKSYTIEESLAPAKEAVDAGMIRFVGVSNFSVEQIKRARDVVDIVSVQNQYNPWQRQPEFDGVLEYCQHESLTFLPWSPYGGRRRHDGLEDIGAIAKLAKEKGVSVYNIVLAWLRAKSPAILPIPGASKTSSIEDTVHAVDVKLSDDEVQRIDREI
- the ilvC gene encoding ketol-acid reductoisomerase, with product MARMYYDEDGNLDLLAQKTIAIIGYGSQGHAHALNLKDSGLNVIVGLYPGSKSAAKAEAAGLTVKNVADAVKAADFIMILLPDEVQKTVYKNDIEPNLEEGNVLLFAHGFNIHFGQVVPPENVDVVMVAPKGPGHLVRRTYEQGEGVPCLFAVFQDASGQARDRAMAYAKGIGGTRAGILETTFREETETDLFGEQAVLCGGLSALIKAGFETLVEAGYQPELAYFECLHEVKLIVDLVVEGGLAKMRDSISNTAEYGDYTRGPRIVNEQTKAEMRKILQEIQSGQFAREFVLENQSGKPGFTAMRRQEAEHRVEEVGKDLRAMFSWLKK
- a CDS encoding DUF1822 family protein; the encoded protein is MNNTQTFSISVPLPSIAYEYAKQFEVEQATSQKGKQVYLNTLAVYAVHSFLQLMDIATDISQGNSWHPVSRRFHDVADLVLPEFGSLECRPVLTDDKIIFLPKEVTEDRIGVVAVLFEENLDQVHILGFTPANAAGLLPQEIEVSQLQPLENLLDELEKVAALKSSFANTSSQVSDNTHFLQIQATDITQNLAIVNLSQWLQNLVDASWQTVEEVFGREKAYLIFATRSAQLSQRIVRAQQISLGTLATDEELALVIAVVSKVAQEREIILQVHPTRTNILPPGLQSIVLDTNGNILLQIEAKNADNKIQLKIGGRPGEQFKLKIVLGEASFTKDFVI